One genomic window of Pseudomonas sp. LFM046 includes the following:
- a CDS encoding acylphosphatase — protein MARICLHGFVNGKVQGVYYRQSTQEQADHLELDGWVRNLADGRVEVLMEGEEEAVRALAAWLEQGPPDAQVTEVVLQEQPLQGITGFIVRR, from the coding sequence ATGGCGCGAATTTGTCTGCATGGCTTTGTGAACGGCAAGGTACAGGGGGTCTACTACCGTCAATCCACTCAGGAGCAGGCCGACCACCTGGAACTGGACGGCTGGGTTCGCAACCTGGCGGATGGCCGGGTCGAAGTGCTGATGGAAGGCGAGGAGGAGGCGGTACGGGCGTTGGCGGCCTGGCTGGAACAGGGACCGCCGGATGCGCAGGTGACCGAAGTGGTGCTTCAAGAGCAGCCTTTGCAGGGTATTACCGGTTTTATCGTGCGGCGCTGA
- a CDS encoding SlyX family protein: protein MSLEMRIADLESRLAFQDDTIQTLNDVLVEQQRTVDRLQLQLAALAKRQEELLSQFGPGEDEAPPPHY from the coding sequence ATGAGCCTGGAAATGCGCATCGCTGACCTGGAAAGCCGTCTGGCCTTCCAGGATGACACCATCCAGACCCTCAATGACGTGCTGGTGGAGCAGCAGCGGACGGTGGACCGTCTCCAGTTGCAGTTGGCGGCATTGGCCAAGCGGCAGGAAGAACTGCTCAGCCAGTTCGGCCCTGGCGAAGATGAGGCGCCGCCGCCTCATTACTGA
- a CDS encoding OprD family porin, with protein MQVMKWSALALAVTAGTMQLAFASAQEESKGFVEDSNLTLLNKNYFFWRDFRNNPSTSQNYRKEWAHGISAMYESGYTQGTVGFGVDAHAMLGLKLDSGNGTNGTGLLPTGSDGRSQDEYSYVGGAVKAQFSNTQLKYGNLFPTAPVFATGTARLFPGSAEGFQLLSSEIEGLNVDAGHFTSIRDGSASTNRHGEITTTYTGIASNSADYVGGSYAFTDNVSASLYGAELEDIWRQYYGNLNWNIPLSDKQALNFDANIYHTSDQGDAKAGELDSNAWSLAAAYTLGAHKFTLAYQKINGDEPFDYISMDGQNSGDSIFLANSVQYSDFNGPNEKSIQARYDLNMAEYGIPGLSFMARYITGDDVDGTKADPNGAFAGQIGDDGKEWERDIEAKYVVQEGPAKDLSIRIRHASWRANSDMAFFGSAGGTANDEVRVITEYPLDIL; from the coding sequence ATGCAAGTGATGAAGTGGAGCGCACTGGCTCTGGCCGTGACCGCCGGTACCATGCAATTGGCTTTTGCCAGCGCCCAGGAAGAGTCCAAGGGCTTCGTAGAAGACAGCAACCTGACCCTGCTGAACAAGAACTACTTCTTCTGGCGCGACTTCCGCAACAATCCGAGCACCAGCCAGAACTACCGTAAAGAATGGGCCCATGGCATCAGCGCCATGTACGAGTCCGGCTATACCCAAGGCACCGTTGGCTTCGGCGTTGACGCCCACGCCATGCTGGGCCTGAAGCTGGACAGCGGCAACGGCACCAATGGTACCGGCCTGCTGCCGACTGGCTCCGACGGTCGCTCCCAGGACGAGTACTCCTATGTTGGCGGCGCTGTTAAAGCGCAGTTCTCCAACACCCAGCTGAAGTACGGCAACCTCTTCCCGACCGCTCCGGTATTCGCCACCGGTACCGCTCGCCTGTTCCCGGGTTCCGCTGAAGGCTTCCAGCTGCTGAGCAGCGAGATCGAAGGCCTGAACGTCGACGCCGGCCACTTCACCTCCATCCGTGACGGTAGCGCCTCCACCAACCGCCACGGCGAAATCACCACCACCTACACCGGCATCGCCAGCAACAGCGCCGACTATGTAGGCGGTTCCTACGCCTTCACCGACAACGTCAGCGCCAGCCTGTACGGTGCCGAGCTGGAAGACATCTGGCGCCAGTACTACGGCAACCTGAACTGGAACATTCCGCTCAGCGACAAGCAGGCCCTGAACTTCGACGCCAACATCTATCACACCAGCGATCAGGGCGACGCCAAAGCCGGCGAGCTCGATTCCAACGCCTGGTCGCTGGCTGCTGCCTACACCCTCGGCGCCCACAAGTTCACCCTGGCCTACCAGAAGATCAACGGTGACGAGCCCTTCGACTACATCTCGATGGACGGCCAGAACTCCGGCGACTCCATCTTCCTGGCCAACTCCGTCCAGTACTCCGACTTCAACGGTCCGAACGAGAAGTCCATCCAGGCTCGCTACGACCTGAACATGGCTGAGTATGGCATCCCCGGCCTGAGCTTCATGGCTCGCTACATCACCGGTGACGACGTTGACGGCACCAAGGCCGACCCGAACGGTGCCTTCGCTGGCCAGATCGGCGACGACGGCAAGGAATGGGAACGCGACATCGAAGCCAAGTACGTTGTTCAGGAAGGCCCGGCCAAAGACCTGTCCATCCGCATTCGTCACGCCAGCTGGCGTGCCAACAGCGACATGGCCTTCTTCGGCTCCGCTGGCGGCACTGCCAACGACGAAGTTCGCGTAATCACCGAGTACCCGCTGGATATCCTGTAA
- a CDS encoding HIT domain-containing protein, which produces MFALDPRLQQDTLPIGDFPLCRLLLMNDAQYPWFILVPRREEVSELFQLGDDEQRQLWQETTFLAETLKDTFGADKMNVATLGNMVSQLHMHVIVRRRGDVAWPAPVWGRHPAVAYSAEEVAAIRAKLRLVLADDFRFLEG; this is translated from the coding sequence ATGTTCGCCCTGGACCCAAGACTTCAGCAGGACACCCTGCCTATCGGTGATTTCCCCCTGTGTCGGCTGCTGCTGATGAACGATGCCCAGTACCCCTGGTTCATCCTGGTGCCGCGCCGCGAGGAGGTCAGCGAGCTGTTCCAGCTTGGCGACGACGAGCAGCGGCAACTCTGGCAGGAAACCACTTTCCTGGCGGAAACGCTCAAGGACACCTTTGGCGCCGACAAGATGAATGTCGCGACCTTGGGCAATATGGTCAGTCAGTTGCATATGCACGTGATCGTTCGCCGCCGTGGCGACGTGGCCTGGCCTGCACCGGTCTGGGGACGCCATCCGGCCGTGGCTTATTCTGCGGAGGAGGTGGCTGCCATTCGCGCCAAACTTCGCCTGGTGCTGGCCGATGATTTCCGCTTCCTGGAGGGCTGA
- a CDS encoding proline--tRNA ligase: protein MRTSQYLLSTLKETPADAVVISHQLLLRAGMIRKLASGLYTWLPMGLRVLRKVETVVREEMNAAGALEVLMPAIQPAELWQESGRWEQYGPELLRLHDRHEREFCVGPTHEEVITDMARNELNSYKQLPINFYQIQTKFRDEIRPRFGLMRGREFVMKDAYSFHMNQESLQETYDRMHQAYCNVFSRLGLDFRPVLADTGSIGGTGSHEFHVLAESGEDDIAFSDSSDYAANVEKAEALPRETARPAPSQELKLVDTPNTKTIADLVENFSLPIEKTIKTLVVHGAEEGTLIALIVRGDHELNEIKAANLPQVASPLVFASEAELRQAIGAGAGSLGPRNLPLPCVVDRSVALMSDFAIGANIDDKHYFGVNWERDLPLPDVADLRNVVAGDPSPDGKGTLVIKRGIEVGHIFQLGTKYSEAMKLNVLGESGKPVTLIMGCYGIGVSRVVAAAIEQNYDERGILWPQALAPFQVALVPLKYETPAVKEATDKLYAELRAAGVDVLLDDRDKKTSPGVKFADMELIGIPHRIVVSERGLAEGNLEYKSRRESDSQIVPAADVLSFITARVNR from the coding sequence ATGCGTACCAGTCAGTACCTGCTGTCTACCCTCAAGGAAACCCCCGCCGATGCCGTGGTGATCAGCCACCAGCTGCTGCTGCGCGCCGGCATGATCCGCAAGCTCGCCTCCGGTCTTTATACCTGGCTGCCAATGGGCCTGCGGGTGCTGCGCAAGGTCGAGACGGTGGTCCGCGAAGAGATGAACGCCGCCGGTGCCCTGGAAGTGCTGATGCCCGCAATACAGCCTGCAGAGCTGTGGCAGGAGTCTGGCCGCTGGGAGCAATACGGCCCCGAGCTGCTGCGCCTGCACGACCGCCATGAACGCGAATTCTGCGTCGGCCCGACCCACGAAGAAGTCATCACTGACATGGCGCGCAATGAGCTGAACAGCTACAAGCAGCTGCCGATCAACTTCTACCAGATCCAGACCAAGTTCCGTGATGAAATCCGTCCGCGCTTCGGCCTGATGCGCGGCCGCGAGTTCGTGATGAAGGACGCCTACTCCTTCCACATGAACCAGGAATCGCTGCAGGAAACCTACGACCGCATGCACCAGGCCTACTGCAACGTGTTCAGTCGCCTGGGTCTGGATTTCCGCCCCGTGCTGGCCGACACCGGCTCCATCGGCGGTACCGGCTCCCACGAGTTCCACGTACTGGCCGAGTCCGGTGAAGACGACATCGCCTTCAGCGACAGCTCCGACTACGCCGCCAACGTCGAGAAGGCCGAAGCCCTGCCCCGCGAGACCGCGCGTCCCGCCCCGAGCCAGGAACTGAAGCTGGTCGACACCCCGAACACCAAGACCATCGCCGATCTGGTGGAGAACTTCAGCCTGCCGATCGAGAAAACCATCAAGACCCTTGTGGTCCATGGCGCCGAAGAAGGCACCCTGATCGCGCTGATCGTCCGCGGCGACCACGAACTGAACGAAATCAAGGCTGCCAACCTGCCCCAGGTCGCCAGCCCGCTGGTATTCGCCAGCGAAGCCGAACTGCGCCAGGCCATCGGTGCCGGCGCTGGCTCCCTCGGCCCGCGGAATCTGCCGCTGCCCTGTGTGGTGGACCGCTCCGTGGCCCTGATGAGCGACTTCGCCATCGGCGCCAACATCGACGACAAGCACTATTTCGGCGTCAACTGGGAGCGCGACCTGCCGCTGCCGGACGTCGCTGACCTGCGCAACGTAGTGGCAGGCGACCCGAGCCCGGACGGCAAGGGCACCCTGGTCATCAAGCGAGGCATCGAAGTCGGCCACATCTTCCAGCTGGGCACCAAGTACAGCGAGGCGATGAAGCTGAACGTCCTCGGCGAGAGTGGCAAGCCGGTAACCCTCATCATGGGCTGCTATGGCATCGGCGTATCCCGTGTGGTGGCCGCCGCCATCGAACAGAACTACGACGAGCGCGGCATTCTCTGGCCGCAGGCGCTGGCCCCCTTCCAGGTGGCCCTGGTTCCGCTCAAGTACGAAACGCCTGCCGTCAAGGAAGCCACCGACAAGCTCTACGCCGAGCTGCGCGCAGCCGGCGTCGATGTACTGCTGGACGACCGCGACAAGAAGACCAGCCCCGGCGTCAAATTCGCCGACATGGAGCTGATCGGCATTCCGCACCGGATCGTGGTAAGCGAACGTGGCCTGGCCGAAGGCAACCTGGAATACAAGAGCCGCCGTGAATCCGACAGCCAGATCGTACCGGCTGCCGACGTGCTCTCCTTCATCACCGCCCGCGTGAATCGCTGA
- a CDS encoding virulence factor BrkB family protein: protein MRQRLTDTVEFWRFLLQRFIADRGTNSAAALTYTSLFAVVPMMTVTFTMLSAIPAFQGTGEQIQSFIFHNFVPSTGEALQEYLRAFTVQARHLTWVGVGLLVVTAFMMLVTIEKAFNTIWRVRQPRRGVYSFLLYWAMLSLGPLLLGAGFAVSTYITSLSLISGPDALIGAQTLLGFMPLLSSIAAFTLIYAAVPNARVPVRHALAGGTFAALLFEAAKALFGLYVSFFPGYQLIYGAFATVPLFLLWIYLSWVIVLLGAELVCNLSTPWHWRRRALPRLLVMMGILRVFHDRQMRGMPVRHLDVQRAGWHLPEDEWLELLELLEGQHLVCRAAGGSWVLCRDLSGYSLYQLLVHMPWPLPRLSQLPEHLDEDWYPPLRKALELLQEEQQALFGGSLAQWLKPGND, encoded by the coding sequence ATGCGCCAACGCCTCACCGACACCGTCGAATTCTGGCGCTTCCTGCTGCAGAGGTTCATCGCCGATCGTGGCACCAACAGCGCTGCGGCGTTGACCTACACCAGCCTGTTCGCGGTTGTGCCGATGATGACGGTGACCTTCACCATGCTGTCGGCCATTCCCGCCTTCCAGGGCACCGGCGAGCAGATCCAGAGCTTCATCTTCCACAATTTCGTGCCCTCCACCGGGGAGGCCCTGCAGGAGTACCTGCGTGCTTTCACCGTGCAGGCCCGGCACCTGACCTGGGTGGGCGTCGGGCTGCTGGTGGTGACCGCGTTCATGATGCTGGTGACCATCGAGAAGGCCTTCAACACCATATGGCGGGTACGCCAGCCTCGACGCGGCGTCTACAGCTTTCTGCTCTACTGGGCCATGCTCAGTCTCGGCCCGTTGCTGCTGGGGGCGGGATTTGCAGTCAGTACCTACATCACCTCGCTTTCCCTGATCTCCGGTCCGGATGCCTTGATCGGTGCCCAGACCCTCCTGGGGTTCATGCCGCTGTTGTCGAGCATTGCCGCGTTCACGCTGATCTACGCCGCGGTGCCCAATGCCCGGGTGCCGGTGCGCCACGCCCTGGCGGGTGGCACCTTCGCTGCGCTGCTGTTCGAGGCGGCAAAAGCGCTGTTCGGCCTCTACGTCAGTTTCTTTCCGGGGTATCAACTGATCTACGGTGCTTTCGCAACAGTGCCGCTGTTCCTGCTGTGGATCTATCTTTCCTGGGTGATCGTGCTGTTAGGCGCCGAGCTGGTGTGCAACCTGTCCACGCCCTGGCACTGGCGTCGCCGGGCGCTACCGCGACTGCTGGTGATGATGGGCATCCTGAGGGTGTTCCACGATCGCCAGATGCGCGGCATGCCGGTGCGTCATCTGGATGTTCAGCGTGCCGGCTGGCACCTGCCGGAAGACGAATGGCTAGAGCTGCTGGAGTTGCTGGAGGGCCAGCATCTGGTCTGCCGGGCCGCTGGCGGGTCCTGGGTGCTCTGCCGCGACCTCAGCGGCTACAGTCTTTACCAACTGCTGGTTCACATGCCCTGGCCGTTGCCGAGACTGAGCCAGTTGCCGGAGCATCTGGACGAGGATTGGTATCCGCCGCTGCGCAAGGCCCTGGAACTCCTTCAGGAGGAGCAGCAGGCGTTGTTCGGCGGCAGCCTGGCTCAATGGCTCAAGCCGGGAAACGACTGA
- a CDS encoding PaaI family thioesterase translates to MADDIDLRIEQLDDKGALARVPFQPKLVRPGGTLSGPTIMALADAAMYAVVLGKLGKVEMAVTSNLNINFLSRPRPVDLFAEARILKLGRRQAVCEVSLFSDGSEDDLVAHVTGTYALPLIG, encoded by the coding sequence ATGGCGGACGACATCGACCTGCGGATCGAGCAGCTGGATGACAAGGGCGCGCTGGCGCGGGTGCCCTTCCAGCCCAAACTGGTGCGTCCGGGCGGCACCTTGTCCGGTCCGACCATCATGGCGCTGGCTGATGCGGCGATGTATGCCGTGGTACTGGGGAAGTTGGGCAAGGTTGAGATGGCAGTGACGTCCAACTTGAACATCAATTTCCTGTCCCGGCCAAGACCGGTGGATCTATTCGCCGAAGCGCGGATACTCAAACTTGGTCGGCGTCAAGCGGTATGTGAAGTTTCACTCTTTTCCGATGGCAGCGAAGATGATCTCGTCGCCCATGTGACTGGCACTTACGCTCTGCCGTTAATTGGTTAA
- the arsC gene encoding arsenate reductase (glutaredoxin) (This arsenate reductase requires both glutathione and glutaredoxin to convert arsenate to arsenite, after which the efflux transporter formed by ArsA and ArsB can extrude the arsenite from the cell, providing resistance.), which yields MTELTLYHNPRCSKSRGALELLEARGLAPTIVRYLETPPSAAELRDLLVKLGISARQLLRTGEDEYKALNLDDASLSEEQLIAAMVAHPKLIERPILIAGNKAVVGRPPEKVLEILP from the coding sequence ATGACCGAACTGACCCTCTACCACAACCCGCGTTGCTCCAAATCCCGCGGTGCCCTGGAACTGCTCGAAGCCCGTGGCCTGGCCCCCACCATCGTGCGCTACCTGGAAACGCCGCCCAGCGCCGCCGAGCTGCGCGACCTGCTGGTCAAGCTGGGCATTTCCGCCCGCCAGCTGCTGCGCACCGGCGAGGACGAGTACAAGGCACTGAACCTGGACGACGCCAGCCTCTCCGAAGAGCAGCTGATCGCCGCCATGGTGGCCCATCCGAAGCTGATCGAACGGCCCATCCTGATCGCTGGCAACAAGGCCGTGGTTGGCCGTCCGCCGGAGAAGGTGCTGGAGATCCTTCCTTGA
- a CDS encoding GGDEF domain-containing protein, protein MSQPPKPPSLLELFPEETREAADLLKQAVPHMVRHAIPPNPIHYALWYSYSKGLEPDLNRRLDKITKDFDVFPPESAIKLFREFIIRGELEEARQGQQQVIELVDDIEVDVSRSVSGSQAYQQSLTAGLAALHEPIIDDLPSVLNHLQESTQLMQEQQEQFLYRLRAAQSEIQHLRNELERAQLAATLDGLTQVFNRQAFTRLLEQSLKSGQERLALVMLDIDHFKQFNDQFGHPLGDRVLQHVGQLLRELLPPRAMAGRYGGEEFCVLLRDCRDLESARTFAEQLRGKMQALRVKVRRTDQILDTITASFGLALAEPSDTLESLITRADDALYQAKRNGRNQVHPPAPEPALTA, encoded by the coding sequence ATGAGCCAGCCTCCGAAACCTCCGTCGCTGCTTGAGCTTTTTCCCGAAGAAACCCGAGAAGCCGCCGACCTTTTGAAGCAGGCCGTACCTCACATGGTGCGCCACGCCATTCCACCGAATCCGATTCACTATGCGCTCTGGTACAGCTACAGCAAGGGCCTGGAACCGGACCTGAATCGCCGCCTGGACAAGATCACCAAGGACTTCGACGTCTTTCCGCCGGAATCGGCCATCAAGCTGTTTCGCGAATTCATTATTCGCGGCGAGCTGGAAGAGGCACGCCAGGGCCAGCAGCAAGTCATCGAACTGGTGGACGACATCGAGGTGGACGTCAGCCGCAGCGTGAGCGGTAGCCAGGCCTACCAGCAAAGCCTGACGGCGGGCCTGGCCGCCTTGCACGAACCCATCATCGATGACCTGCCCAGCGTGCTGAACCACCTCCAGGAAAGCACGCAGCTGATGCAGGAACAGCAGGAACAGTTCCTCTATCGCCTCCGCGCCGCACAATCGGAAATTCAGCACCTGCGCAACGAGCTGGAGCGCGCTCAACTGGCCGCCACCCTGGATGGACTGACCCAGGTATTCAACCGCCAGGCATTCACCCGTCTGCTGGAGCAATCCCTTAAAAGCGGACAGGAGCGATTGGCGCTGGTCATGCTGGATATCGACCACTTCAAGCAGTTCAACGACCAGTTCGGCCACCCACTGGGCGATCGTGTACTCCAGCACGTAGGCCAATTGCTGCGTGAGCTGCTGCCCCCTCGCGCCATGGCGGGCCGCTACGGCGGTGAGGAGTTCTGCGTCCTGCTGCGCGATTGCCGGGATCTCGAGTCAGCTCGCACCTTCGCCGAACAACTGCGCGGCAAGATGCAGGCACTGCGGGTCAAGGTCCGTCGGACGGACCAGATCCTGGACACCATCACCGCAAGCTTTGGCCTGGCCCTGGCCGAACCCAGCGATACCCTCGAAAGCCTCATCACCCGTGCCGACGACGCCCTCTACCAGGCGAAGCGGAACGGCCGCAATCAGGTGCACCCTCCGGCCCCTGAACCTGCGCTAACCGCTTGA
- a CDS encoding PilZ domain-containing protein, producing the protein MTLDALRLEVPDILEANSTPLASVPTLLAEARRLPQDSAVQQVLELLFKLNRSALTLLERQRVLQSFSEEFRHYARAWQDRATPPALFITLCNELASGFKRLLLQILQGHQPSRPHMAWCLYMAQHFLAQTQLRHYQGYQEPNPRLWRDSHLLYWIGEHQNCLDEPVAAAFHPTPANTLRGLYQQMLLLALSNPFHLSEGECTLLFGALAPIAGLARLIPWDEDDENGSPTVDLTESQPCLPQDQRPDGADAYLRRLELGALLIALHDPAPLRSESERALLERVRPHWLGRQQRRHPRTEQSGNCELVVGLPAIHADLLAQHPGRSEAQFLDASPGGTRLLCQGDLGNQLPVGQLVLVQTQSSPVLALVRWRYQNTEGLHLGLRYLKGLPRPVWLRRTPSAQTHPGVLQSTPDPGNGWHHGLWLPCKQFVEGENLWLQLASVHNQAIVPLPEANLCTSLVARYPLQLA; encoded by the coding sequence ATGACACTGGATGCCCTGCGCCTGGAGGTACCGGACATCCTGGAAGCGAACAGCACTCCATTGGCAAGCGTGCCCACGCTCCTCGCGGAGGCCCGCCGACTCCCTCAGGATAGTGCCGTACAGCAGGTTCTGGAGCTTTTGTTCAAGCTCAACCGTAGCGCGCTGACCTTACTCGAAAGGCAACGCGTGCTGCAAAGCTTCAGCGAGGAGTTCCGCCACTACGCCAGGGCCTGGCAGGACCGAGCCACACCACCAGCGCTCTTCATCACGCTTTGCAATGAACTGGCCAGCGGGTTCAAGCGCCTGCTGCTGCAGATCCTTCAAGGCCACCAGCCCTCGCGCCCGCACATGGCCTGGTGCCTCTACATGGCCCAGCACTTCCTCGCCCAGACGCAGCTACGCCACTACCAGGGCTATCAGGAACCCAACCCACGACTCTGGCGTGACAGCCACCTGTTGTACTGGATCGGTGAACACCAGAACTGCCTGGACGAACCGGTGGCCGCAGCCTTCCACCCGACCCCGGCCAACACCCTGCGCGGGCTCTACCAGCAGATGCTGCTCCTGGCCCTGAGCAACCCATTTCACCTCAGCGAGGGCGAATGCACGCTGCTGTTCGGTGCGCTCGCCCCGATCGCCGGCCTGGCTCGATTGATACCGTGGGACGAGGACGACGAAAACGGCAGCCCGACCGTCGATCTCACCGAGTCCCAGCCCTGTCTGCCGCAGGACCAGCGTCCCGACGGCGCCGATGCCTACTTGCGTCGGTTGGAACTGGGTGCCCTGCTGATCGCCCTGCACGATCCCGCGCCTCTGCGCAGTGAAAGCGAACGGGCGCTGCTGGAGCGGGTCCGACCGCATTGGCTGGGACGCCAGCAACGCCGCCACCCACGCACCGAGCAATCGGGCAACTGCGAGTTGGTGGTGGGGCTGCCCGCCATCCATGCCGACCTGCTTGCGCAGCATCCAGGTCGCAGCGAAGCGCAGTTCCTGGACGCCAGCCCCGGGGGTACCCGCCTGTTGTGCCAAGGCGATCTGGGCAACCAGCTGCCAGTGGGGCAACTGGTGCTGGTGCAGACCCAGAGCAGCCCGGTACTTGCCCTGGTGCGCTGGCGCTACCAGAACACCGAAGGCCTGCATCTCGGCCTGCGTTATCTCAAGGGCCTGCCGCGCCCCGTCTGGCTGCGCCGCACCCCCAGCGCCCAGACCCACCCCGGTGTACTGCAAAGCACACCAGACCCCGGCAACGGCTGGCATCACGGCCTCTGGCTGCCCTGCAAGCAATTCGTCGAAGGGGAAAACCTCTGGCTGCAATTGGCCAGCGTGCACAACCAGGCCATCGTGCCACTGCCTGAAGCCAACCTCTGCACCTCCCTGGTGGCTCGCTACCCCCTGCAGCTCGCCTGA
- a CDS encoding cold-shock protein, with the protein MSNRETGTVKWFNTSKGFGFISRDSGDDIFVHFRAIRGEGHRVLIEGQRVEFSVIQRDKGLQAEDVIAALPSRR; encoded by the coding sequence CTGTCCAATCGCGAGACCGGCACCGTGAAGTGGTTCAACACGTCCAAAGGTTTCGGCTTCATTTCCCGCGACTCCGGGGATGACATCTTCGTGCACTTTCGCGCCATTCGCGGCGAAGGCCACCGCGTGCTGATCGAGGGCCAGCGCGTGGAGTTCTCGGTAATCCAGCGGGACAAGGGCCTGCAGGCGGAAGACGTGATCGCCGCCCTACCCAGCCGACGCTGA
- a CDS encoding Dps family protein, with protein MEINIGIAEQDRAAIAEGLSRLLADTYTLYLKTHNFHWNVTGPMFNTLHLMFEGQYNELSLAVDAIAERIRALGFPAPGTYAAYSRLSSIKEEEGVPSAEDMIKQLVQGQEAVVRTARGIFPLLDKVSDEPTADLLTQRMQVHEKTAWMLRSLLAA; from the coding sequence ATGGAAATCAACATCGGAATTGCCGAGCAGGATCGCGCAGCCATCGCCGAGGGCCTGTCCCGTCTGCTGGCCGATACCTACACCCTCTATCTCAAGACCCACAACTTCCACTGGAACGTGACCGGTCCGATGTTCAACACGCTACACCTGATGTTCGAGGGGCAATACAACGAACTGTCCCTGGCTGTAGACGCCATCGCCGAGCGCATCCGCGCCCTGGGCTTCCCGGCTCCGGGCACCTACGCCGCCTATTCCCGCCTGTCGTCCATCAAGGAAGAAGAAGGCGTGCCGTCTGCCGAGGACATGATCAAGCAACTGGTACAGGGTCAGGAAGCGGTGGTGCGTACCGCCCGCGGCATCTTCCCGCTGCTGGACAAGGTCAGCGACGAACCCACCGCCGATCTCCTCACCCAACGCATGCAGGTCCATGAAAAGACCGCCTGGATGCTTCGCAGCCTGCTCGCAGCCTGA
- a CDS encoding SDR family NAD(P)-dependent oxidoreductase, with protein MPSFAGKVAVITGAGSGIGRALAGQLAAQGCHLALADIDADSLEATAAPLRREGLRLSTHVLDVADRDAVHVFADRVMTHHGGAHLVINNAGVTVSQTIAELRYDDFEWLMGINFWGVVHGTKAFLPHLLAQGEGHIVNLSSIFGIVSVPTQGAYNASKFAVRGFTEALRQELHRTPIKVTCVHPGGIRTNIARSARFYQGADGRTDASRAAARFDRLARTSAEQAAGIIIKGVQSGRPRIMVGADARFLDHLQRLLPAAYPRLLGKLMKKG; from the coding sequence ATGCCATCGTTTGCAGGGAAGGTCGCCGTCATCACGGGTGCAGGTTCCGGTATCGGCCGGGCCCTGGCCGGCCAGTTGGCCGCCCAGGGTTGCCATCTTGCCCTCGCCGACATAGACGCCGACAGCCTGGAAGCCACCGCCGCACCATTGCGCCGCGAAGGCCTGCGACTATCCACCCATGTGCTGGATGTCGCCGACCGCGACGCTGTGCACGTCTTTGCCGACCGGGTCATGACTCACCACGGCGGCGCCCATCTGGTGATCAACAACGCCGGCGTGACCGTTTCGCAGACCATCGCCGAGCTCCGCTACGACGACTTCGAATGGCTGATGGGCATCAACTTCTGGGGAGTGGTCCATGGGACCAAGGCCTTCCTGCCCCACCTCCTGGCCCAGGGTGAAGGCCATATCGTCAATCTGTCGAGCATCTTCGGCATCGTCAGCGTGCCCACCCAGGGCGCCTACAACGCCAGCAAGTTCGCCGTACGAGGTTTCACCGAAGCGCTGCGCCAGGAACTCCACCGCACGCCCATCAAGGTCACTTGCGTCCATCCTGGCGGAATTCGCACCAATATTGCCCGCTCTGCGCGCTTCTACCAGGGTGCTGACGGCAGGACGGATGCCAGCCGGGCCGCCGCCCGGTTCGATCGATTGGCCCGCACCTCCGCCGAGCAGGCCGCCGGGATCATCATCAAGGGCGTCCAGTCTGGCCGGCCACGCATCATGGTCGGGGCCGACGCACGCTTCCTCGATCACTTGCAGCGACTGCTGCCGGCCGCCTACCCCCGCCTGCTGGGCAAGCTGATGAAAAAGGGCTGA
- a CDS encoding TlpA disulfide reductase family protein, translating into MGLRLQAVIGVFALMGAGLFLASCSDDVGVDQNGQKVAVERLEGQWLVINYWAEWCAPCRTEIPELNAFAEQQKDKGVKVLGVNFDGLQGEELGAAAKKMGIQFTVLAEDPSKRYDLPRSEALPVTYIIDAQGKMRERLLGEQNAAGLTARLEQLRKGS; encoded by the coding sequence ATGGGATTGCGACTCCAGGCTGTAATAGGGGTGTTCGCACTGATGGGGGCCGGTTTGTTCCTGGCCAGTTGCTCGGACGACGTAGGCGTCGACCAGAATGGACAGAAGGTAGCGGTTGAGCGCCTCGAAGGCCAGTGGCTGGTGATCAATTACTGGGCCGAATGGTGTGCGCCATGCCGTACGGAAATCCCCGAGCTCAACGCATTTGCGGAGCAACAGAAGGACAAGGGTGTGAAAGTGCTGGGCGTCAACTTCGACGGGCTGCAGGGCGAGGAGCTTGGCGCGGCCGCGAAGAAGATGGGCATCCAGTTCACCGTGCTGGCCGAGGACCCCTCCAAGCGCTATGACCTTCCTCGCAGCGAAGCGCTTCCGGTCACCTACATCATCGATGCCCAGGGCAAAATGCGAGAGCGCTTGCTGGGTGAGCAGAATGCCGCGGGCCTGACCGCGCGCCTTGAACAACTGCGCAAGGGGAGCTAG